One genomic region from Bradyrhizobium icense encodes:
- a CDS encoding response regulator transcription factor, whose translation MRVLIVDDHPIVASGCRTVFADEPEIVLLEAADAEGGERVFVAERPDISVIDINLPTVSGFELARRILARAASARIIMFSMNDDPVFAARAIEIGAKGYVAKTGDPQDLVEAIREVGKGGVYLPSAIARSIAFAGPAFARSPLAKLTSREMEILRLLSAGKSLSEIAWLVHSSYKTVANTSSIMRQKLGVRTSAELVRLAIESGLGVSVPHGAGVARP comes from the coding sequence ATGCGAGTACTGATCGTCGACGATCATCCCATCGTTGCTTCTGGCTGCCGCACCGTGTTTGCCGACGAGCCGGAGATCGTGCTGCTGGAGGCCGCCGACGCCGAGGGCGGCGAACGCGTGTTCGTCGCCGAACGCCCCGACATCAGCGTGATCGATATCAACCTCCCGACCGTGTCGGGGTTCGAACTGGCGCGGCGCATTCTTGCGCGCGCCGCTTCCGCGCGGATCATCATGTTCAGCATGAACGACGATCCGGTCTTCGCCGCGCGCGCCATTGAAATCGGCGCCAAGGGCTATGTCGCGAAGACGGGCGATCCGCAGGATCTGGTCGAGGCCATCCGCGAAGTCGGCAAAGGCGGGGTCTACCTGCCCTCCGCGATCGCGCGAAGCATCGCATTCGCCGGACCCGCTTTCGCTCGCAGCCCGCTTGCAAAACTTACCTCGCGGGAGATGGAGATCCTGCGCCTGCTCAGCGCGGGCAAGAGTCTTTCCGAGATCGCGTGGCTGGTTCATTCCTCCTACAAAACCGTCGCCAACACGTCGTCGATCATGCGCCAAAAGCTCGGCGTACGAACTTCCGCCGAACTGGTGCGGCTGGCAATCGAAAGTGGCCTTGGCGTAAGCGTGCCGCATGGCGCCGGAGTAGCAAGACCATGA
- the gfa gene encoding S-(hydroxymethyl)glutathione synthase produces the protein MTVHIHPSIDSGVKQGTGNFAGGTLVCKCADKPVKVAIKGDVAHNHACGCTKCWKPEGATFSVVAVVPRDNVKVIENGDKLQIVDSAAAIQRYACKACGTHMYGRIENTGHPFYGLDFIHPELFQEGGWAAPGFAAFVSSVLESGVQPGEMDGIRARLKELGLEPYDCLSPPLMDAISSHVAKSKAKAA, from the coding sequence ATGACAGTTCATATCCACCCATCGATTGACAGCGGCGTGAAGCAGGGCACTGGCAACTTTGCCGGCGGCACCCTGGTCTGCAAATGCGCGGACAAGCCGGTCAAGGTCGCCATCAAGGGCGACGTGGCCCACAACCACGCCTGCGGCTGCACCAAATGCTGGAAGCCCGAAGGGGCGACCTTCTCCGTCGTCGCCGTCGTCCCGCGCGACAATGTGAAAGTGATCGAGAACGGCGACAAGCTGCAGATCGTCGACTCGGCGGCGGCGATTCAGCGTTACGCCTGCAAGGCCTGCGGCACGCATATGTACGGCCGGATCGAGAACACGGGGCATCCGTTCTACGGGCTCGACTTCATCCATCCCGAACTGTTCCAGGAAGGCGGATGGGCAGCTCCGGGGTTTGCCGCGTTCGTGTCTTCCGTGCTGGAGTCCGGCGTCCAACCGGGCGAGATGGATGGCATCAGGGCGAGGCTGAAGGAACTTGGACTGGAGCCGTATGATTGCCTGTCGCCGCCATTGATGGATGCGATCTCGAGCCACGTGGCAAAGTCCAAGGCCAAGGCGGCTTGA
- a CDS encoding c-type cytochrome, methanol metabolism-related: protein MAPGTVAFAADDAAAVKSEDGKYLDKEGNPTYKVGADGTVDWYTYSGYRRYHSECHVCHGPDGMGSTYAPALQDSLKTMSYGDFVAVVASGRKNGSSVMPALGDNPNVACYMDDLYVYLRARAHDAVGRVRPAKKEDKPDAYTETEKSCMGSR from the coding sequence GTGGCGCCGGGAACAGTTGCCTTCGCTGCGGATGATGCTGCCGCGGTCAAGTCCGAGGACGGCAAGTATCTCGATAAGGAAGGAAACCCGACCTACAAAGTCGGAGCCGACGGCACGGTCGATTGGTACACCTATTCCGGATACCGTCGCTATCATTCCGAATGCCACGTCTGCCATGGCCCTGACGGGATGGGATCGACCTATGCGCCGGCGTTACAGGATTCGCTGAAGACGATGAGCTATGGCGACTTCGTCGCAGTTGTCGCGAGCGGCCGCAAGAACGGCAGCTCCGTCATGCCAGCCCTCGGCGACAATCCGAATGTCGCCTGTTACATGGACGACCTTTATGTGTATCTGCGTGCCCGCGCCCATGATGCCGTCGGGCGCGTCCGCCCTGCCAAGAAGGAAGACAAGCCCGACGCGTACACCGAGACGGAAAAGTCCTGCATGGGAAGCAGATGA
- the xoxF5 gene encoding lanthanide-dependent methanol dehydrogenase XoxF5: MRKVLSVACLGAMATFVVGVAYANEELIKMSQNPKDWVQPAGDYANTRYSKLNQINASNVGKLQVAWTFSTGVLRGHEGGPLIIGNMMYVHTPFPNKVYALDLSQENKIVWKYEPKQDPNVIPVMCCDTVNRGVAYGDGKIFLHQADTTLVALDAKTGQVAWSVKNGDPGKGATGTSSPLVVKDKVLIGISGGEFGVQCHVTAYDLKSGKQVWRAYSEGPDDQLLVDPVKTTELGKPIGKDSSIKTWQGDQWKIGGGCTWGWLSYDPGLNLVYYGSGNPSTWNPKQRPGDNKWSMTIFARNPDDGMAKWVYQMTPHDEWDYDGVNEMILTDQPFNGQPRKLLTHFDRNGLAYTMDRESGELLVAEKYDPKVNWTTGVDMNKSSPTYGRPKVVDQYSTEKGGEDKNTKGICPAALGTKDQQPAAYSPDTQLFYVPTNHVCMDYEPFKVSYTAGQPYVGATLSMYPPQGESHMGNFIAWDNKGKIVWSNKEQFSVWSGALATAGGVVFYGTLEGFLKAVDAKTGKELYKFKTPSGIIGNVTTYEQGGKQYVAVLSGVGGWAGIGLAAGLTDPTAGLGAVGGYAALSNYTALGGTLTVFALPQ; this comes from the coding sequence ATGCGCAAGGTGCTATCCGTAGCCTGTCTTGGCGCTATGGCGACATTCGTTGTCGGCGTCGCATACGCCAACGAAGAACTGATCAAGATGTCGCAGAACCCGAAGGACTGGGTGCAGCCGGCCGGCGACTACGCCAATACACGCTACTCGAAGCTTAACCAGATCAACGCATCCAATGTCGGCAAGCTCCAGGTCGCCTGGACGTTCTCCACCGGCGTGCTGCGCGGCCATGAAGGCGGACCGCTCATCATCGGAAACATGATGTACGTCCATACGCCGTTCCCCAACAAGGTCTACGCTCTTGACCTTTCGCAGGAGAACAAGATCGTCTGGAAGTACGAGCCGAAGCAGGATCCGAACGTCATTCCGGTGATGTGCTGCGATACGGTCAATCGCGGCGTGGCCTATGGTGACGGCAAGATCTTCCTGCATCAGGCCGATACCACTCTGGTTGCACTCGATGCCAAGACCGGGCAGGTGGCGTGGAGCGTGAAGAATGGCGATCCGGGCAAGGGCGCCACTGGTACTTCATCGCCGCTCGTCGTCAAGGACAAGGTTCTGATCGGCATTTCCGGCGGCGAATTCGGCGTTCAGTGCCATGTCACGGCCTACGATCTCAAGAGCGGCAAGCAGGTATGGCGTGCCTACTCTGAAGGGCCGGACGATCAGCTCCTCGTCGATCCCGTGAAGACCACCGAGCTCGGCAAGCCGATCGGCAAGGATTCGAGCATCAAGACGTGGCAAGGCGACCAATGGAAGATTGGTGGCGGCTGCACATGGGGCTGGCTGTCCTATGACCCCGGCCTGAACCTCGTTTACTACGGCTCGGGAAATCCCTCGACCTGGAATCCGAAGCAGCGTCCCGGCGACAACAAGTGGTCGATGACCATCTTCGCGCGCAATCCCGACGACGGAATGGCCAAGTGGGTCTACCAGATGACGCCTCACGACGAATGGGACTATGACGGCGTCAACGAAATGATCCTTACCGATCAGCCGTTCAATGGCCAGCCTCGCAAGCTGCTGACCCACTTCGACCGCAACGGGCTCGCCTATACGATGGATCGCGAAAGCGGTGAACTGCTGGTGGCCGAGAAGTACGACCCGAAGGTTAACTGGACCACCGGCGTCGACATGAACAAGAGCTCGCCGACTTATGGTCGTCCCAAGGTCGTCGATCAGTATTCGACGGAGAAGGGTGGCGAGGACAAGAACACCAAGGGTATCTGCCCGGCCGCGCTCGGCACCAAGGACCAGCAGCCGGCAGCCTATTCGCCCGATACGCAACTGTTCTATGTCCCGACCAACCACGTCTGCATGGACTATGAGCCGTTCAAGGTGAGCTACACCGCGGGTCAGCCCTATGTCGGGGCGACGCTCTCGATGTATCCGCCGCAAGGCGAAAGCCATATGGGCAACTTCATCGCCTGGGACAACAAGGGAAAGATCGTCTGGTCGAACAAGGAGCAGTTCTCGGTGTGGTCGGGAGCGCTCGCCACCGCTGGCGGCGTGGTGTTCTACGGAACGCTGGAAGGCTTCCTGAAGGCGGTCGACGCCAAGACGGGCAAGGAGCTCTACAAGTTCAAGACCCCGTCCGGCATCATCGGCAACGTCACGACCTATGAGCAGGGCGGCAAGCAGTATGTGGCCGTGCTGTCCGGCGTCGGCGGCTGGGCTGGTATCGGCCTTGCCGCAGGTCTGACCGATCCGACTGCGGGTCTCGGTGCGGTCGGTGGCTATGCCGCGCTGAGCAACTACACCGCGCTCGGCGGCACACTCACCGTGTTCGCGCTGCCGCAGTAA
- a CDS encoding TonB-dependent receptor, whose amino-acid sequence MGARVLVIGTISLCLVPGIDSAEAQTASGESEVLPAIEVIAPPTSARPAARPARGTTAPRAARTVRRVYVYPTAPTPTARSGMDVDKVPAAINAVGAGQIARTGSLNVADALQQQVPGIVLSDTTGNPFMPDVQFRGFVASPVSGTPQGLAVYQNGVRINEAFGDTVNWDLIPTAAIRSVTVVTNNPAFGLNALGGAVNVLMKDGFSYQGAEINTMGGSFGRIQSSAQYGKQIDNFSVYGALEGVRDNGYRNFSESAIRRFYGDVGYRTDSSEFHLNVGVAKNNFGAAAAVPVELLQRYWGATYTTPQTTDNRVAYANLTGKVEVTPTWTIEGSARVRAFRQKTVDGNPTETEPCAADPGLLCFNDDDVPANGLNGVQLANPFPADAVLGQIDRTTTRSTTTGATLQATNTDQLFGHNNQFMVGATFDSGVTRFGASAELGTIGSNYVVSGSGIFLGPSGDPISIGPVSLRATNRYTGLYALDTFDVTDAFSISGGGRFNYANIVLQDQIGTDLNGNHTFSRFNPMIGGTYKITPGLTAYAGYSEANRAPTPLELACADPARPCIAAAFLIADPPLKQVVSRTIEAGFRGTQELNIGTLGWKVGAFRATNADDILAIPSPELQGFGYFQNVGRTRRQGIEAQVNLTSKTLQLYASYALVDARFLDALTLTSNSPFADPVTGNIQVLPGNRIPAIPRNRVKVGIDYSITDAFKVGGDALFVGSQYFVGDESNQAARLPGYSVFNLHASYQINKTFQLYGRVDNVLDNRYAVYGTFFERDDIPNFANGGADFTDARSVSPARPRAFYAGLKATF is encoded by the coding sequence ATGGGCGCGCGCGTACTGGTGATCGGGACAATCTCACTGTGCCTGGTTCCCGGGATCGACAGTGCCGAGGCCCAAACCGCATCTGGCGAGAGCGAGGTCTTGCCCGCCATCGAGGTCATCGCCCCGCCGACATCAGCAAGACCAGCGGCGAGACCTGCCCGCGGCACTACCGCACCTCGAGCCGCCCGAACTGTGCGCAGGGTGTATGTCTACCCGACCGCGCCCACACCGACGGCGCGATCGGGAATGGATGTCGACAAGGTGCCTGCAGCGATCAATGCCGTTGGAGCCGGGCAGATTGCGCGTACGGGCTCGCTGAACGTCGCAGATGCGCTACAGCAACAGGTGCCGGGTATCGTCCTCAGTGACACGACCGGCAATCCATTTATGCCCGACGTACAATTTCGAGGTTTCGTTGCATCTCCGGTCTCGGGTACTCCCCAGGGATTGGCAGTTTACCAGAACGGGGTGCGCATCAACGAAGCGTTCGGCGACACCGTCAATTGGGACTTGATCCCGACCGCTGCAATCAGGTCGGTCACAGTCGTAACCAACAACCCGGCGTTCGGCCTCAACGCGCTCGGCGGAGCCGTCAACGTGCTGATGAAGGACGGCTTCAGCTATCAAGGGGCCGAAATTAACACCATGGGAGGCTCGTTCGGGCGCATCCAGAGCTCGGCGCAGTATGGCAAGCAGATCGACAATTTCTCCGTCTATGGCGCGCTCGAAGGCGTGCGTGACAACGGCTATCGAAATTTCTCGGAGTCGGCGATTCGCCGGTTCTACGGTGATGTCGGTTATCGGACCGATAGCAGTGAATTTCACCTCAACGTGGGCGTCGCCAAGAATAATTTCGGCGCGGCGGCGGCCGTTCCGGTCGAACTGCTGCAGAGATATTGGGGGGCGACCTATACGACACCGCAGACCACCGACAACCGTGTTGCCTACGCCAATCTGACTGGAAAGGTCGAGGTGACGCCGACCTGGACGATCGAAGGCTCGGCGCGAGTCCGGGCATTTAGGCAGAAGACGGTGGACGGAAACCCGACCGAGACGGAGCCGTGTGCCGCCGATCCGGGGCTGCTTTGCTTCAACGACGATGACGTGCCGGCAAATGGGCTTAACGGCGTCCAACTCGCAAATCCGTTCCCCGCCGACGCCGTTCTGGGGCAGATCGACCGGACGACGACCCGTTCGACGACGACTGGCGCGACCCTGCAGGCAACCAACACCGACCAGTTGTTCGGGCACAACAACCAGTTCATGGTTGGCGCCACTTTCGATTCCGGCGTCACCCGCTTCGGGGCCAGCGCGGAACTGGGTACGATCGGCTCAAACTACGTCGTCAGCGGCAGCGGCATCTTTCTCGGGCCGTCTGGCGATCCTATTTCCATCGGCCCGGTCTCGCTCCGCGCCACCAACCGGTATACCGGCCTCTATGCGCTCGACACGTTCGACGTGACGGATGCGTTCTCAATCTCGGGTGGCGGCCGGTTCAACTATGCAAACATCGTCCTTCAGGATCAGATTGGCACCGACCTCAACGGCAATCACACGTTCAGTCGCTTCAATCCGATGATCGGCGGCACCTACAAGATCACGCCGGGCTTGACGGCCTATGCGGGATATTCCGAAGCTAATCGCGCACCGACGCCGCTGGAGCTCGCATGCGCCGACCCTGCGCGCCCCTGTATCGCTGCGGCATTCCTGATCGCGGACCCGCCGCTGAAGCAGGTCGTCTCTCGCACCATAGAGGCCGGTTTCCGCGGAACGCAGGAGCTGAATATCGGAACGCTGGGGTGGAAAGTCGGCGCGTTCCGCGCGACCAATGCCGATGACATCCTGGCGATTCCGAGCCCGGAATTACAGGGATTTGGCTATTTCCAGAACGTAGGCCGGACGCGCCGCCAGGGTATCGAGGCTCAAGTCAATCTGACGTCGAAGACGCTGCAACTTTATGCCAGCTATGCCCTCGTAGATGCGCGCTTCCTCGACGCCCTGACGCTCACCTCCAACAGCCCGTTCGCCGATCCCGTCACCGGCAATATCCAGGTTCTGCCGGGCAATCGCATTCCGGCGATACCCCGCAACCGGGTCAAGGTTGGCATCGACTATTCGATCACAGACGCCTTCAAGGTCGGTGGCGATGCATTGTTCGTCGGCAGCCAGTATTTTGTGGGCGACGAATCCAATCAGGCGGCGCGGCTGCCAGGGTATTCGGTTTTCAACCTGCACGCCTCGTATCAGATCAACAAGACGTTCCAGCTCTACGGCCGCGTCGACAATGTCCTCGACAACCGCTATGCGGTTTACGGGACGTTCTTCGAACGAGATGACATCCCCAACTTCGCCAACGGTGGCGCGGACTTTACCGACGCCCGCTCGGTCAGCCCGGCGCGGCCGCGCGCCTTTTACGCGGGCCTGAAGGCAACTTTCTAG
- the fghA gene encoding S-formylglutathione hydrolase, translated as MSMHTVSLNKAYGGTQGVYRHASHETRTDMTFSVYVPPHAAGTRLPVVWYLSGLTCTHANVTEKGEFRSACAEFSLIFVAPDTSPRGEGVPGDPANAYDFGLGAGFYVDATQEPFARNYRMWSYVTEELPKLVAENFPVDASRQSILGHSMGGHGALTIALRHPDRYRSASAFAPIVAPSQVPWGIKALGGYLGDARQAWRKHDAVALIEDGARLSELLVDYGDADQFLTEQLRPELLQGACEKAKIPLTLRRQSGYDHSYYFISTFMADHLRWHAERLKG; from the coding sequence ATGAGCATGCATACTGTTTCACTCAACAAGGCATATGGCGGAACGCAAGGCGTCTACCGGCACGCCAGCCACGAAACCCGGACCGACATGACGTTCTCGGTGTATGTGCCTCCGCACGCTGCCGGCACGAGACTTCCGGTCGTCTGGTATCTCTCAGGCCTGACCTGCACCCATGCCAACGTCACGGAAAAGGGTGAATTCCGCAGCGCCTGCGCCGAGTTCAGCCTGATCTTCGTTGCGCCCGACACCAGCCCGCGCGGCGAAGGCGTGCCGGGCGATCCCGCCAACGCCTACGATTTCGGGCTTGGTGCCGGCTTCTATGTCGATGCGACGCAGGAGCCGTTCGCCCGCAATTACCGAATGTGGAGCTATGTCACAGAGGAACTGCCGAAGCTGGTCGCCGAAAACTTTCCTGTCGATGCAAGCCGGCAATCCATTCTCGGCCATTCCATGGGCGGCCACGGCGCGCTGACGATCGCGCTGCGCCATCCGGATCGCTATCGCTCGGCGAGCGCGTTTGCGCCGATCGTCGCCCCCTCGCAGGTGCCGTGGGGCATCAAGGCGCTGGGCGGCTATCTCGGCGATGCCAGGCAAGCGTGGCGCAAGCACGATGCGGTTGCGCTGATCGAGGACGGCGCCAGGTTGTCCGAACTGCTGGTCGATTACGGCGATGCGGACCAGTTTCTGACGGAACAGCTCCGCCCGGAACTGCTGCAAGGTGCATGTGAGAAAGCCAAGATCCCCCTCACCTTGCGCCGGCAATCCGGTTACGACCATAGCTACTACTTCATCTCCACGTTCATGGCCGACCATCTGCGCTGGCACGCCGAGCGGCTAAAGGGCTGA
- a CDS encoding helix-turn-helix domain-containing protein — protein MSDTVRSLSTSGLAPKKQIQTWSDALTDLCGQFDVDPLEGSSLEGRINYTTVSQLKLCQIEASQHRIAHTISGTKLSEHPYVKILFQTYGISHFEQNGRRIDIMPGDCLAYDVSCPHTIVSPSLTRHEVVIVPKELLHERGFRTAKMLPCKLSARNGTGRIAYDFVHTAFDEAKRLSPHNAIGVADSLIDLLLLPLREADTMFDRVGPEAMYIRAQAFIREHLRDPDLCIDQISAALGCTKRYLHMLFSDKGMTVSDYIWRARLLHCRQELETQNGKTITDVAFSWGFSSSSHFSRVFRKHFGFVPSAIHKAHCVDRSPDVS, from the coding sequence ATGTCTGATACTGTTCGTTCACTCAGCACTTCCGGGTTGGCGCCGAAGAAGCAGATCCAAACTTGGTCAGATGCACTGACCGATCTATGCGGCCAGTTTGATGTCGATCCGCTGGAAGGTTCCTCGCTGGAGGGGCGGATAAATTACACGACCGTCTCGCAGCTCAAACTTTGTCAGATCGAGGCGAGCCAGCATCGTATCGCGCACACGATCTCGGGCACAAAGCTGAGCGAACATCCCTACGTCAAGATACTGTTCCAGACCTACGGCATCTCGCATTTCGAACAGAACGGTCGCCGCATCGACATCATGCCTGGCGATTGCCTTGCCTATGACGTCTCCTGTCCACACACGATCGTCAGCCCCTCGCTGACGCGGCACGAGGTCGTGATCGTCCCGAAGGAGCTGCTTCACGAACGCGGATTCCGCACGGCGAAGATGTTGCCTTGCAAGCTCTCCGCGCGCAACGGCACCGGCCGCATCGCCTACGACTTCGTGCACACCGCGTTTGATGAAGCAAAGCGACTGTCGCCTCACAACGCCATCGGCGTCGCCGATTCGCTCATCGACCTCTTGCTGTTGCCGCTTCGCGAGGCAGACACGATGTTCGATCGCGTCGGTCCCGAAGCAATGTACATTCGCGCGCAAGCCTTCATCCGCGAACATTTGCGCGACCCGGATCTTTGCATCGACCAGATATCCGCGGCATTGGGCTGCACCAAGCGCTATCTGCACATGCTGTTCAGCGACAAGGGCATGACCGTCAGCGATTACATCTGGCGGGCGAGACTGCTGCACTGCCGGCAGGAGCTGGAGACCCAGAACGGAAAGACGATCACGGATGTCGCATTTTCGTGGGGTTTTTCGAGTTCGTCGCACTTCAGCCGCGTGTTCCGCAAGCATTTTGGCTTCGTTCCGTCCGCGATCCACAAGGCGCACTGCGTCGATCGGTCGCCGGATGTTTCCTGA
- a CDS encoding S-(hydroxymethyl)glutathione dehydrogenase/class III alcohol dehydrogenase, producing the protein MKTRAAVAFEAKKPLEIVEVDLEGPKAGEVLVEIKATGICHTDAYTLDGFDSEGIFPSILGHEGAGIVREVGPGVTSVKAGDHIIPLYTPECRQCKSCLSGKTNLCTAIRATQGKGLMPDGTSRFSYQGKPIFHYMGCSTFSNFTVLPEIAVAKIREDAPFDKSCYIGCGVTTGVGAVVNTAKVTPGANVVVFGLGGIGLNVIQGAKMVGADKIVGVDINDSKEDWGRRFGMTHFVNPTKVSDIVQHLVGLTDGGADYTFDCTGNTTVMRQALEACHRGWGVSVVIGVAESGKEIATRPFQLVTGRVWKGTAFGGARGRTDVPKIVDWYMNGKIEIDPMITHVLKLEEINKGFDLMHEGKSIRSVVVF; encoded by the coding sequence ATGAAGACCCGCGCTGCTGTCGCATTCGAGGCCAAGAAGCCTCTTGAAATCGTCGAGGTCGATCTCGAAGGCCCGAAGGCCGGGGAGGTCCTCGTCGAAATAAAAGCCACCGGAATCTGCCACACCGACGCCTACACGCTCGACGGATTCGACAGCGAAGGAATCTTTCCTTCGATTCTCGGTCATGAGGGCGCGGGCATCGTCCGCGAAGTCGGGCCGGGCGTGACGTCGGTCAAGGCCGGCGATCACATCATTCCGCTCTACACGCCGGAATGCCGTCAGTGCAAAAGCTGCCTGAGCGGCAAGACCAATCTTTGTACTGCCATCCGCGCAACCCAGGGCAAGGGGCTCATGCCGGACGGCACTTCCCGTTTCAGCTACCAAGGCAAGCCGATCTTTCACTACATGGGTTGCTCGACGTTTTCGAACTTTACCGTGCTGCCGGAAATCGCGGTGGCAAAGATCCGCGAGGACGCGCCCTTCGACAAGAGCTGTTACATCGGTTGCGGGGTGACGACGGGCGTTGGCGCCGTGGTCAATACCGCAAAGGTAACACCGGGCGCCAACGTCGTTGTTTTCGGTCTCGGCGGCATCGGGCTCAACGTCATCCAGGGTGCGAAGATGGTAGGCGCCGACAAGATCGTCGGCGTCGACATCAACGATTCCAAGGAGGATTGGGGCCGCCGTTTCGGTATGACGCATTTCGTCAATCCGACCAAGGTCAGCGATATCGTCCAGCATCTGGTCGGGCTCACCGACGGCGGCGCCGATTACACCTTCGACTGCACCGGCAATACCACCGTGATGCGGCAGGCGCTCGAAGCGTGCCATCGCGGCTGGGGTGTCTCTGTCGTGATCGGGGTTGCGGAGTCGGGCAAAGAAATCGCCACCCGGCCGTTCCAACTCGTGACGGGGCGTGTCTGGAAAGGCACGGCCTTTGGCGGCGCGCGCGGCCGCACGGACGTGCCGAAAATCGTCGACTGGTACATGAACGGGAAGATCGAGATCGATCCGATGATCACGCATGTCCTCAAGCTCGAGGAGATCAATAAGGGATTCGACCTCATGCACGAAGGCAAGTCGATCCGTTCTGTTGTCGTGTTCTGA
- a CDS encoding histidine kinase, with amino-acid sequence MWQRLSLRGRINLLLALGLTLGLAINIARLVVEAAPRVRAEDQSVIRLAREFVETIVPGLNEAPDPEARLNQIVDDLSRLRHVSITRQGDATVAERSGDVDGQRSPPAWFIALVHPETTTVSVPITIHGKPQSLLITSHPNDEMAEIWDGIVTQLAVSSALAIALFLVTIVVVGRALAPLQALSQTMANIEAGQYGARVEPGGPPELAAICAKLNHLAGALGEAVEDKRRLAERTVSLQDMERKDIARELHDEFGPYLFTLRAHAGALMRLSEDGRAPAADALRKHGTAIMEQINALQQFNRRILEKLRPVGLAELGLREALGVLLRLWRESRPDVAIEANIACAPGETGEVADLTIYRTVQEALTNAFRHADATTVNVTVEQAAGMHGSRACALVRVSDNGRGLAPDHKLGFGLTGMRERILALGGTLNVVSGKEGVTVEAVIPHGSH; translated from the coding sequence ATGTGGCAGAGATTGTCGTTGCGTGGGCGGATCAATCTGCTGCTGGCGCTGGGGCTCACGCTTGGTTTGGCCATCAACATCGCGCGGCTGGTGGTGGAAGCGGCACCCCGTGTCCGGGCCGAAGACCAAAGTGTCATACGGCTGGCGCGCGAATTCGTGGAGACGATCGTTCCAGGCCTGAACGAGGCGCCAGATCCGGAGGCGCGGCTGAACCAGATCGTCGACGACCTCAGCCGGCTCCGCCACGTCAGCATCACGCGGCAGGGCGATGCAACCGTGGCTGAGCGCTCGGGCGACGTCGACGGCCAGCGGTCGCCGCCGGCATGGTTCATCGCGCTCGTGCATCCGGAAACAACCACCGTGAGCGTACCGATCACGATCCACGGAAAGCCGCAATCGCTCCTGATCACCTCGCATCCGAACGACGAAATGGCCGAAATCTGGGACGGAATCGTCACCCAGCTAGCGGTTAGTTCCGCCCTCGCCATCGCGCTCTTTCTCGTTACGATAGTCGTGGTTGGCCGTGCGCTGGCACCGCTGCAGGCGCTTTCGCAGACCATGGCGAACATCGAGGCCGGGCAGTATGGGGCACGCGTCGAGCCCGGCGGCCCGCCCGAACTGGCGGCGATCTGTGCCAAACTGAACCACCTTGCGGGCGCCCTCGGCGAAGCCGTCGAGGACAAGCGCCGGCTCGCCGAGCGCACGGTCTCGCTGCAGGACATGGAGCGCAAGGACATTGCGCGCGAGCTGCATGATGAGTTTGGGCCCTACCTCTTTACGCTGCGCGCCCACGCCGGCGCCCTGATGCGGCTTTCGGAAGACGGGCGCGCGCCCGCTGCGGACGCACTGCGCAAGCATGGCACCGCGATCATGGAGCAGATCAATGCGCTGCAGCAGTTCAACCGCAGGATACTGGAAAAACTGCGGCCTGTTGGGCTCGCTGAGCTTGGGCTTCGCGAGGCGCTCGGCGTGCTCTTGCGCTTGTGGCGTGAATCCCGCCCCGACGTTGCTATTGAGGCGAACATTGCCTGCGCGCCGGGCGAGACCGGAGAGGTCGCGGACCTGACGATCTACCGTACCGTCCAGGAAGCCCTCACGAACGCCTTCCGCCACGCCGACGCGACCACCGTCAACGTCACGGTCGAACAGGCCGCAGGAATGCATGGAAGTCGGGCTTGCGCCTTGGTGCGCGTCAGCGACAACGGCCGCGGTCTGGCGCCGGATCACAAGCTCGGTTTCGGCTTGACCGGCATGCGCGAGAGAATACTGGCGCTGGGTGGCACGCTGAATGTCGTCTCCGGCAAAGAGGGCGTCACGGTGGAGGCGGTCATTCCTCACGGATCGCATTGA